A DNA window from candidate division WOR-3 bacterium contains the following coding sequences:
- a CDS encoding HNH endonuclease, with protein sequence MRREMTDGKWQKKVLLLNQNFEPITITGARKAICLLYLKKAELVSSYEGMKVKGVSTSWPLPSILRLCHYVRVRRREIPLTKRNIFRRDNYQCQYCGRTNVALTTDHIIPKSLGGEDTWENLVTACTECNTKKGAKTSKEFPLKLIRRPKKPNTFTFLLHSLSEIPEDWKPYLFQ encoded by the coding sequence ATGAGAAGAGAGATGACTGATGGTAAATGGCAGAAGAAGGTTCTTTTGCTTAATCAGAATTTTGAACCGATCACCATCACAGGGGCGAGGAAGGCGATTTGCCTCTTATACCTAAAAAAGGCAGAATTGGTATCATCTTACGAAGGGATGAAGGTGAAAGGTGTTTCTACATCTTGGCCCTTACCTTCCATCCTTCGCCTCTGCCATTATGTTCGGGTGCGCCGGCGGGAGATACCGCTGACCAAAAGAAATATCTTCCGCCGTGACAATTACCAGTGTCAGTATTGCGGTCGGACCAATGTCGCCTTAACTACCGACCACATCATCCCCAAATCCTTAGGGGGTGAGGATACCTGGGAAAACTTAGTCACCGCCTGCACCGAATGTAATACCAAAAAGGGCGCTAAGACCTCTAAGGAATTTCCCTTAAAACTTATCCGCCGCCCCAAAAAACCTAACACTTTTACCTTCCTTTTACATTCCCTTTCCGAAATTCCTGAAGACTGGAAACCTTATCTCTTCCAGTAA
- a CDS encoding undecaprenyl-diphosphate phosphatase — MRELFFLLITGLVQGLTEFLPVSSSAHLALLEEIFTFPENKRLSYTVFLHLGTLGALILFFGKDLLLKIKRRDSPFFLKIILASLLLFLVIPFRNWVATSFSQIKAISTFLLLTGILLFATRFRQGTKEEISYPAALLCGFFQLLSVFPGISRSGATISILLLLGIKEECAYQFSFLLAIPAVTFANLYELSKILRQKDFLFHPLILLGIFLSFLSGLFALYLLKRVLIKRRFYLFSLYLFAFALFSLFVSRR; from the coding sequence ATGAGAGAACTCTTTTTTCTTCTAATCACCGGCCTCGTTCAGGGTTTAACGGAATTTCTACCGGTCTCCTCCTCAGCCCATCTCGCCCTTTTGGAAGAGATTTTTACCTTTCCGGAAAACAAGCGCTTGAGTTACACTGTATTTTTACACCTCGGTACCCTCGGTGCCTTAATTCTCTTCTTCGGGAAAGACCTTTTGCTAAAAATAAAGAGGCGTGACTCCCCCTTCTTTCTGAAGATAATTTTGGCTTCGCTTCTTCTCTTTTTGGTCATCCCTTTTCGGAACTGGGTGGCGACCAGTTTCTCTCAAATCAAGGCGATTTCTACCTTCCTCCTCCTCACTGGCATTCTCCTCTTTGCCACTCGTTTTCGCCAAGGAACAAAAGAAGAGATCAGTTATCCGGCGGCTCTCCTTTGCGGATTCTTCCAACTCCTCTCTGTATTTCCCGGCATTTCCCGTTCCGGAGCGACAATCTCCATCCTTCTCCTTTTGGGGATTAAAGAAGAATGTGCTTATCAATTCTCTTTCCTTTTGGCAATTCCCGCGGTTACTTTTGCCAATCTTTATGAATTATCAAAAATTCTGCGGCAAAAGGACTTTCTTTTTCATCCTTTAATCCTTTTGGGGATCTTTTTATCTTTCCTGAGCGGTCTCTTCGCCCTTTATCTCCTAAAGAGGGTCTTAATAAAAAGACGTTTTTACCTCTTCTCTCTTTATCTCTTTGCCTTTGCCCTTTTTTCCCTTTTTGTCAGTAGACGATGA
- a CDS encoding DUF362 domain-containing protein: MSKVKIYRANYQDLQELIPVIFRDFPFNFKNKKVFLKPNMLSARKPEEGVTTHPELVRVVAEYILEQGGELLVGDNPSLTSEGSQKEAGEKTGLAKASLGHFLDISRHPQKVRVKELGDLAVSSEILNCDILISLPKFKTHPLTLLTGAVKNMYGILVGEEKPHLHYQFPNPTAFSQILTLIYEIRRPDLIILDGIVAMEGFGPSNGDLRSLNRIIVSGMATPVTGYSPEW; this comes from the coding sequence ATGAGTAAGGTAAAGATCTATCGGGCAAATTATCAAGACCTCCAAGAATTGATCCCTGTTATCTTTCGCGATTTCCCCTTTAATTTTAAGAATAAGAAGGTCTTCTTAAAACCGAATATGCTCTCCGCCCGGAAACCTGAGGAAGGGGTAACCACTCATCCCGAATTGGTGAGAGTCGTTGCTGAATATATTTTGGAGCAAGGAGGCGAATTGCTGGTGGGCGATAACCCAAGCCTTACGAGCGAAGGAAGCCAAAAGGAAGCCGGAGAAAAGACCGGATTGGCGAAGGCGAGTCTCGGTCATTTCTTAGATATCAGTCGCCATCCCCAGAAGGTAAGGGTTAAGGAATTGGGCGATTTGGCGGTCTCTTCCGAAATCCTCAATTGTGACATTTTAATCTCTTTACCCAAATTTAAAACCCATCCCTTGACCCTTTTAACCGGAGCGGTGAAGAATATGTACGGCATCTTAGTGGGTGAGGAGAAACCGCACCTTCACTATCAATTCCCCAACCCCACCGCCTTTTCCCAGATCCTCACTTTAATCTATGAGATAAGAAGACCAGATTTAATCATTCTGGATGGAATTGTGGCGATGGAGGGTTTCGGACCTTCTAATGGTGATCTCCGTTCCCTAAATCGGATAATTGTCAGCGGGATGGCTACGCCTGTGACTGGGTACTCGCCCGAATGGTAA
- a CDS encoding 4Fe-4S binding protein — protein MVKRDPARINFLSWAMRRGFFNPKAIEVEGDFTEIEKFRLPLKLGDSLPWRLIVKLIYHPFRYKRVSIIKEKCRLCGACEKICPKAALRIEGRKLKYEKGSCIACFCCLEVCPEGAIKPS, from the coding sequence ATGGTAAAAAGAGACCCTGCCCGGATAAATTTTCTCTCCTGGGCGATGCGGAGGGGATTTTTTAATCCGAAGGCGATAGAAGTAGAGGGTGATTTTACGGAAATTGAGAAATTCCGACTCCCCTTAAAATTGGGAGACAGTCTCCCCTGGCGTTTAATCGTCAAATTAATCTACCACCCTTTCCGCTACAAAAGAGTGAGTATCATTAAGGAAAAATGTCGGCTCTGTGGAGCCTGCGAGAAGATTTGTCCAAAGGCGGCTTTAAGAATTGAGGGGAGAAAATTAAAATACGAAAAGGGAAGTTGTATCGCCTGTTTTTGTTGTCTGGAGGTTTGCCCGGAAGGAGCGATAAAGCCGAGTTAA
- a CDS encoding M23 family metallopeptidase produces MDKFPTMGGKRIYLAFWFLLLLFLGFLLLRIGKKIREREKVLKDLEKETIFLRVDTLRYGLKKNETIDNILQKVSILSQQERELIRKGLRESGLNFFTLKEGETLLFYQRDSQILSVDYRKDFLRTFRVYLSPLRSAMVYKKRESRLEVVRGAVTSSLYESVLKIGEKPELAVRFAEILEWDIDFWTEVSTGDSFIILTEKVYGGDQFFSYGDLWLAIFKGQVGNYFGVKFGGEYYDLKGRALRRAFLKSPLRFSHISSYFSRARRHPILKIIRPHRGVDYCAPTGTPVSALGDGVVTFAGWCGGYGRLVVIRHPNSYITKYGHLLRIKKGIRVGRRVKQGEVIGYVGSSGLATGPHLHFEVLKDGSWVNPLKIASPPSSPVPPELMAQFQAHTDSLCQILSSLGETTKIKN; encoded by the coding sequence ATGGATAAATTCCCAACTATGGGTGGTAAAAGAATTTATCTCGCCTTTTGGTTTCTTCTTCTTCTATTTCTGGGTTTTCTTTTATTGAGGATTGGCAAGAAGATAAGAGAGCGGGAGAAGGTGTTAAAGGATTTAGAGAAGGAAACTATTTTTCTGCGGGTTGATACCCTAAGGTATGGTTTAAAAAAGAATGAGACGATTGATAATATTTTACAGAAAGTGAGTATCCTTTCCCAACAGGAGCGGGAATTAATCCGAAAGGGTTTAAGAGAAAGTGGATTGAACTTCTTCACCTTAAAGGAAGGGGAAACCCTTCTCTTTTACCAAAGAGACTCCCAAATCCTTTCGGTTGATTACCGGAAGGATTTTTTAAGAACCTTTCGGGTCTATCTCTCTCCCCTCCGGTCGGCGATGGTCTACAAGAAGCGGGAATCTCGTTTGGAGGTGGTAAGGGGCGCCGTCACCTCTTCTCTTTACGAGTCGGTTCTAAAAATTGGTGAGAAGCCAGAACTGGCGGTGAGGTTTGCTGAGATCTTAGAGTGGGATATTGATTTTTGGACGGAGGTCTCAACCGGTGATTCTTTTATTATCCTTACCGAAAAGGTCTATGGGGGCGACCAATTTTTTAGTTACGGCGATTTGTGGTTGGCAATTTTTAAGGGGCAGGTAGGGAATTACTTTGGCGTGAAATTTGGGGGTGAGTATTATGACCTAAAAGGGAGAGCCCTAAGAAGGGCGTTTCTCAAATCACCATTAAGGTTTTCTCACATCTCTTCCTATTTCTCCCGGGCGCGCCGCCACCCGATCTTAAAAATTATTCGACCCCACCGGGGGGTTGACTATTGCGCGCCCACCGGCACACCGGTCTCGGCTTTAGGAGATGGGGTGGTGACTTTTGCTGGTTGGTGCGGTGGCTACGGCCGATTGGTGGTTATTCGCCATCCCAATAGTTACATTACCAAATATGGACATCTCTTGCGCATTAAAAAAGGAATTAGGGTAGGAAGAAGGGTAAAGCAAGGAGAAGTGATCGGTTATGTGGGGAGTAGTGGTTTAGCCACGGGCCCCCATCTCCATTTTGAGGTTTTAAAAGATGGCTCTTGGGTTAACCCCTTAAAAATTGCCTCTCCCCCTTCTTCTCCGGTCCCACCGGAGTTAATGGCACAATTCCAAGCCCATACCGATTCCCTCTGTCAAATCCTCTCTTCTTTGGGCGAAACCACTAAAATTAAAAATTAA